A section of the Malus sylvestris chromosome 17, drMalSylv7.2, whole genome shotgun sequence genome encodes:
- the LOC126610668 gene encoding casein kinase 1-like protein HD16, translated as MPVPRGGARRGRGAKAEAAKKQKQEKVSSPIDAGEAIATRTRRRRAAAAAAAAVPSNLNNKNVSDKVREEKQNREKVVVVGDEKNVVVEAEKEKLGEKKMDDYDSGGGAAGAAPSNDKANAGEDEGSTAPIPEKVQVGGSPVYKVDRKLGKGGFGQVYVGRRVINTNERTGPGALEVALKFEHKNSKGCSYGPPAEWQIYSTLGGSHGVPRVHFKGQQGDYYVMVMDILGPSLWDVWNNNSHTMSVEMVACIAIEAISILEKMHSRGYVHGDVKPENFLLGPPGTPDEKKLYLVDLGLATRWRESTSGQHVEYDQRPDVFRGTVRYASVHAHLGRTGSRRDDLESLAYTLVFLLRGRLPWQGYQGDNKGFLVCKKKMATSPETLCSFNPKPFRQFVEYVVNLKFDEEPNYAKYISLFDGVVGPNPAIRPINTEGAQKLINLVGHKRGRLSMEEEDDEQPKKRIRMGMPANQWISVYNAHRPMKQRYHYNVADTRLAQHIDKGTEDGLYISSVASYENLWALIMDAGTNFSSQVYELSPCSLHKEWIMEQWDKNYYISAMAGATNGSSLVVMSKGTTFTQQSYKVSDTFPYKWINKKWREGFHVTAMATSGSRWAVVMSRGANYTDQVVELDFLYPSEGIHRRWDSGYRITATAATCDQAAFVLSIPKRKLQDETQETLRTSVFPSTHVKEKWAKNLYLASICYGRTVS; from the exons ATGCCGGTACCGCGTGGCGGAGCACGCAGGGGACGAGGAGCAAAGGCGGAAGCAGCTAAGAAGCAGAAACAGGAGAAGGTTTCGAGTCCGATCGACGCCGGCGAGGCGATAGCCACGAGAACAAGGCGGAGGAGAGCGGCGGCGGCGGCAGCAGCAGCTGTGCCGAGTAATCTCAATAACAAGAACGTGAGTGATAAGGTTAGAGAAGAGAAGCAGAATCGCgagaaggtggtggtggtgggtgaTGAGAAAAACGTAGTCGTTGAGGCAGAGAAGGAGAAATTGGGAGAGAAGAAAATGGATGACTATGATAGTGGCGGCGGAGCAGCCGGCGCTGCGCCGAGCAATGATAAGGCCAATGCCGGTGAAGACGAAGGAAGCACTGCTCCAATTCCTGAGAAG GTTCAGGTTGGTGGTTCCCCTGTTTACAAAGTGGACAGAAAGCTGGGTAAGGGTGGTTTCGGACAAGTCTATGTTGGTCGACGTGTAATAAATACGAACGAGAGAACTGGCCCAGGAGCTTTAGAG GTGGCATTGAAATTTGAGCATAAAAATAGTAAAGGGTGTAGCTATGGACCACCAGCTGAGTGGCAAATATACAG CACTCTTGGAGGCAGCCATGGCGTGCCACGAGTACATTTCAAGGGCCAGCAAGGCGACTATTATGTCATG GTTATGGATATCTTGGGCCCAAGCTTGTGGGATGTTTGGAATAATAACTCTCACAC AATGTCTGTTGAAATGGTTGCATGCATTGCCATTGAAGCAATATCAATATTGGAGAAGATGCATTCTCGAGG GTATGTGCATGGAGATGTAAAGCCTGAGAATTTTCTGCTTGGTCCTCCTGGGACTCCCGATGAGAAAAAGTTGTATCTAGTTGACCTTGGACTAG CAACTAGATGGCGAGAAAGTACAAGTGGTCAGCATGTAGAGTATGACCAGAGGCCAGATGTTTTCAG AGGAACAGTGCGTTACGCTAGCGTGCATGCGCATTTAGGTAGAACGGGTAGTAGGAGAGATGATCTCGAGTCTCTAGCTTACACCCTTGTATTCCTTCTACGTGGTCGTCTGCCTTGGCAAGGATATCAg GGAGACAATAAAGGGTTTCTTGTTTGCAAGAAGAAGATGGCAACATCTCCAGAGACGTTGTGTTCCTTCAATCCAAAGCCGTTTAGACAATTTGTGGAATATGTGGTGAACTTGAAGTTTGATGAAGAGCCAAATTATGCCAAATATATATCACTCTTTGATGGCGTTGTTGGTCCAAATCCTGCTATCAGGCCAATAAACACAGAGGGTGCACAGAAG CTTATTAATCTGGTCGGTCATAAAAGAGGAAGATTGAGTATGGAGGAGGAAGATGATGAACAACCGAAGAAGAGGATTAGGATGGGTATGCCAGCAAATCAGTGGATTAGTGTTTATAATGCTCATAGACCAATGAAGCAAAG GTATCACTATAATGTGGCTGATACAAGGCTTGCTCAGCATATTGATAAAGGGACCGAGGATGGGTTATATATTAGCAGTGTGGCCTCTTATGAAAATTTGTGGGCCTTAATTATGGATGCAGGGACTAATTTTTCTTCCCAAGTTTACGAACTCTCACCATGTTCTCTTCACAAG GAATGGATAATGGAGCAGTGGGATAAGAACTATTACATCAGTGCGATGGCAGGAGCTACCAATGGGAGTTCATTAGTAGTAATGTCCAAGG GTACAACGTTTACGCAGCAGTCATACAAAGTAAGCGATACATTTCCATATAAGTGGATTAACAAAAAGTGGAGGGAGGGTTTCCATGTTACTGCAATGGCCACTTCTGGAAGTAGATGGGCAGTTGTTATGTCTCGTGGTGCAAATTATACAGACCAG GTTGTTGAGCTAGATTTTCTTTATCCAAGCGAAGGTATTCATAGGCGGTGGGACAGTGGATATCGCATAACAGCAACTGCAGCAACGTGTGATCAGGCTGCTTTTGTTCTTAGTATCCCAAAGAGGAAGCTTCAAGACGAAACACAGGAGACGCTTCGTACTTCTGTATTTCCCAGTACGCACGTCAAG GAGAAGTGGGCAAAGAACCTTTATCTTGCATCCATTTGTTACGGGCGAACAGTTTCATAA